A single window of Pseudoalteromonas ulvae UL12 DNA harbors:
- a CDS encoding polysaccharide deacetylase family protein — MKLLLCALFILMCFSVHCIPHKQIALTLDDSPRAAGGYLDGPTRAKMLLSALKEHHVHQVVFFSVSEHLHGEGLARLKAYGDAGHLIANHTHDHPDFNTVTLAQYIESFEQADRALASFSTMIKLFRFPYLREGNSLEKRDVMRKVLADHGYRNGYVTVNTYDWYIENQFQNAIKAGHIVDLTRMSRFYVDMMMQSIEAYDALAVNVLGHSPKHTLLLHEMDITALFIGDLITALKQKGWQIISPLDAYQNEIATFVSDEILPFNPGRIGEIARTQGVTKGLWPQALQESYLEQQFQLRVLHAQSPSN, encoded by the coding sequence ATGAAATTACTGCTTTGTGCCTTATTCATTTTAATGTGCTTTTCGGTGCACTGCATACCTCATAAGCAGATTGCGTTGACGCTTGATGATTCGCCCCGTGCTGCGGGTGGTTATTTGGATGGGCCTACCCGAGCTAAAATGCTGCTATCAGCTTTAAAAGAACATCATGTTCATCAGGTGGTTTTTTTTAGTGTTAGCGAACATTTGCATGGCGAAGGATTGGCACGTTTAAAGGCATATGGTGACGCAGGCCACCTTATCGCCAATCATACCCACGACCATCCAGACTTTAATACAGTTACGTTAGCACAGTATATTGAAAGTTTTGAGCAAGCAGACCGTGCTTTAGCGTCGTTTAGCACTATGATAAAGTTATTTCGTTTCCCGTATTTACGTGAAGGTAATAGCTTAGAAAAGCGTGATGTAATGCGTAAAGTACTAGCTGATCATGGCTATCGTAATGGTTATGTCACGGTGAATACGTACGATTGGTACATTGAAAATCAATTTCAAAACGCAATCAAAGCAGGCCATATCGTTGATTTAACACGAATGAGCCGATTTTATGTTGATATGATGATGCAGAGTATCGAAGCCTATGATGCGCTTGCTGTTAACGTATTGGGTCATTCTCCAAAACATACTTTGTTACTGCATGAAATGGATATCACTGCGCTGTTTATCGGTGATTTAATCACTGCACTTAAACAAAAAGGGTGGCAGATTATCTCGCCGCTTGATGCTTACCAAAATGAGATCGCAACCTTTGTGAGCGATGAAATACTGCCATTTAATCCAGGGCGTATTGGCGAGATTGCGCGCACTCAAGGCGTGACAAAAGGGTTGTGGCCACAAGCATTACAAGAAAGTTATTTAGAGCAACAATTTCAACTTCGAGTATTACACGCCCAAAGTCCAAGCAACTAA
- a CDS encoding carbohydrate binding domain-containing protein, with translation MALKTLFLAGLTLCSAASYGHAALNINDWSYATDPHGSKAHFHSLQNEAIAIDFERVPRVDKQNNSWVELIYTLPKGDLSTSKSIEIHYQSDQPLIVKLSQSDYGKDGDKSYAHYQALLPKALEWQSHTLTFEQFKRPTWTPDTSQDKGLNLANISAVYLVPSLTDEQGGKAKLAVKSISL, from the coding sequence ATGGCATTAAAAACACTTTTCTTGGCAGGGCTTACATTATGCAGTGCAGCAAGTTATGGGCATGCCGCGTTGAATATTAATGATTGGAGCTATGCGACAGATCCTCATGGCAGCAAAGCACATTTTCATAGTCTACAAAATGAAGCCATAGCAATTGATTTTGAGCGTGTTCCGCGTGTTGATAAGCAAAATAACTCATGGGTTGAGCTCATTTATACGCTACCTAAAGGCGATCTCAGCACATCCAAATCAATCGAAATCCACTATCAAAGTGACCAACCGTTAATTGTTAAGTTGTCGCAGTCTGATTATGGTAAAGATGGGGACAAAAGCTATGCCCATTATCAAGCTTTATTGCCAAAAGCACTTGAATGGCAAAGCCACACGTTAACATTTGAGCAATTTAAACGCCCAACATGGACTCCTGATACTTCACAAGATAAAGGCCTCAATTTGGCGAATATTTCTGCTGTTTATTTAGTGCCTTCTTTAACTGATGAGCAAGGTGGAAAGGCGAAACTTGCAGTTAAATCAATTTCTTTATAG
- a CDS encoding PH domain-containing protein, with translation MNECLNVKAQAQTWQKLSPLSLLYFVLHFVVRFVKDGLLNLAPVVVIFVTQVDNKLFWGSVALGVFAVGLVSYSVLYYLNFRFKVTDHEVILRKGVVKKERITLNFAKIQNVNIAVPFYFGPFNLVNCTFDAAGSAGQEVGLPGIVSDAGQTMRETIFNYKQQHQVSESDLTPEESELSNHQAEAQPTFSLSNVEVAKFGLMSSMMLLVLAGFAPFIEHIVSFSKARFVEPLMALLMPIIGSEQGASVVAVVTVLVCMIVLFISASVLGAVLRFYNYQLFVQGAKIKRVSGLLERHQMSVSTSKIQAIEIKQNWIGLILRRFVVTCKQVENSQNPAAKKGQSLIIPALRKGQIKQVLSFFGQECLPSAIPFAAIHSNFWRKNFVLFCVLPLLGANALVYLLFNQMLWWQSAVVLLLGFALCIMRYKRYGFYSDGEKVCVRTGFIGHTVTIFSIYKVQQIQKTQTPMMRKAGLSTLTIQLASGRLRIPYLPNCLVTNFINLALYHTESTQRSWL, from the coding sequence ATGAATGAGTGCTTAAACGTTAAGGCTCAAGCGCAAACTTGGCAAAAGCTTTCGCCTTTATCATTGCTGTATTTTGTGTTGCACTTTGTGGTGCGCTTTGTCAAAGACGGCTTGCTGAATTTAGCGCCAGTCGTGGTTATTTTTGTCACTCAAGTCGATAACAAGTTGTTTTGGGGTAGTGTTGCGCTCGGAGTGTTTGCGGTTGGGCTCGTTAGTTATTCTGTCCTGTATTATCTTAATTTTCGATTTAAAGTGACCGATCATGAAGTCATTTTACGTAAAGGGGTGGTCAAGAAAGAGCGGATCACCTTGAACTTTGCCAAAATTCAGAATGTGAATATTGCTGTCCCTTTTTATTTTGGGCCATTTAATTTAGTCAATTGTACCTTTGATGCGGCAGGCTCGGCTGGGCAAGAAGTGGGTTTACCAGGGATAGTGAGTGATGCTGGGCAAACCATGCGAGAGACAATTTTCAATTATAAACAGCAACATCAAGTCAGTGAGAGTGACTTAACACCAGAAGAAAGTGAACTAAGCAATCATCAGGCTGAGGCTCAGCCTACATTTAGCTTAAGCAATGTTGAGGTTGCTAAATTTGGTTTGATGTCTTCAATGATGCTGCTGGTGTTAGCGGGTTTTGCGCCTTTTATTGAGCATATTGTCTCGTTCAGTAAAGCAAGGTTTGTAGAGCCATTAATGGCGCTCTTAATGCCGATTATTGGCTCCGAACAGGGCGCCTCTGTTGTCGCGGTGGTGACTGTACTGGTATGCATGATTGTGTTGTTTATCAGTGCATCGGTATTAGGTGCAGTGCTTCGTTTTTATAATTACCAATTATTTGTTCAGGGCGCCAAAATCAAACGAGTTTCGGGCTTGTTAGAGCGCCATCAGATGTCGGTGAGTACCTCAAAAATTCAGGCGATAGAAATAAAGCAAAATTGGATTGGATTAATATTACGCCGCTTTGTAGTCACGTGTAAACAAGTCGAAAATAGCCAAAACCCAGCAGCAAAAAAAGGGCAGAGCCTGATTATTCCGGCGCTTAGAAAAGGGCAAATTAAACAAGTGTTATCGTTCTTTGGGCAAGAGTGTTTGCCAAGCGCTATCCCTTTTGCGGCCATTCATAGCAATTTTTGGCGCAAGAATTTTGTGTTATTTTGTGTTTTACCTCTACTGGGCGCGAATGCCTTGGTGTATTTATTGTTTAATCAGATGCTGTGGTGGCAAAGTGCAGTGGTGTTATTGCTAGGTTTTGCGCTTTGTATTATGCGATATAAGCGATATGGTTTTTATAGCGATGGTGAGAAGGTATGTGTCAGAACGGGGTTCATTGGCCACACCGTGACGATTTTTTCTATCTATAAAGTACAGCAAATACAAAAAACACAAACTCCCATGATGCGCAAAGCTGGGCTGAGTACTTTAACTATTCAGCTGGCCAGTGGTCGTTTACGCATCCCCTATTTACCTAATTGTTTAGTGACTAATTTTATTAATTTGGCGCTCTATCATACCGAATCCACTCAGCGTAGCTGGTTGTAA
- the glsB gene encoding glutaminase B, with protein MQDIQHILDSINVQARQFFGQGKVANYIPALAEVAADQFSIAVHTVDGQTYSSGDDQARFSIQSVSKVLTLTLALRHHGDDLWQRVGKEPSGTAFNSLAQLEFEKGIPRNPFINAGALVVCDALVGRVSAPVYQMLETARLLAGNEKILINKKVADSEYLHRHRNAAMAHLMKSFNNFNCDVDQVLKAYFSYCAIEMTGMELAKTFSYLAHQGVCVQSGRRMLSAKQTQQMNSLLFTSGLYDAAGDFAFRVGIPGKSGVGGGIIGIVPGQFTVCVWSPALNEYGNSVAGLQALEMLAEKMNISML; from the coding sequence ATGCAAGATATTCAACACATTCTCGACTCCATTAATGTGCAAGCTCGCCAGTTCTTTGGTCAAGGCAAAGTGGCAAACTATATTCCTGCATTAGCTGAAGTGGCCGCCGATCAATTTTCGATAGCCGTGCACACCGTCGATGGACAAACTTACAGTTCGGGCGATGACCAAGCGCGCTTCTCAATTCAATCAGTCTCAAAGGTTTTAACGTTAACTTTGGCATTGCGTCATCACGGTGATGATTTGTGGCAACGTGTAGGTAAAGAGCCTTCAGGCACGGCGTTTAACTCATTGGCGCAATTGGAGTTTGAAAAAGGCATTCCGCGAAACCCCTTTATCAATGCAGGTGCTTTGGTGGTGTGTGATGCGCTAGTGGGTCGAGTGTCTGCCCCTGTGTATCAAATGCTTGAAACGGCTCGTTTATTAGCGGGAAACGAAAAAATACTGATTAATAAAAAAGTCGCTGATTCTGAATATTTACATCGTCACCGCAATGCCGCTATGGCGCACTTAATGAAGTCTTTTAATAATTTTAACTGTGATGTTGATCAAGTATTAAAAGCGTATTTTAGTTATTGCGCCATTGAAATGACCGGTATGGAATTGGCAAAAACATTTAGCTATTTGGCCCATCAAGGGGTATGTGTGCAAAGTGGCCGCCGGATGCTCAGTGCCAAGCAAACTCAGCAAATGAACTCGTTGCTTTTTACCAGTGGTTTATATGATGCCGCAGGTGATTTTGCTTTTCGGGTCGGGATCCCGGGTAAGTCTGGAGTGGGAGGGGGGATTATTGGCATCGTGCCGGGTCAATTTACGGTATGTGTGTGGTCTCCGGCACTTAATGAATATGGGAATTCAGTCGCTGGGCTACAAGCGCTCGAAATGCTGGCAGAAAAAATGAATATTTCGATGCTGTAA
- a CDS encoding SDR family oxidoreductase, producing the protein MSNEKQNIALITGAGRGIGAATAQLFASQGFLVVINYKSYHLAAEATATQIHAQGGKCVLMQADVAQEQQVERLFAQIDQLDGRLSVLVNNAGILKPQSRLIDMNADRINELLSTNVTSYFLCCREAVKRMSTQLGGQGGAIVNVSSGAARTGSANEYIDYAASKGAIDTLTKGLSLEVANEGIRVNCVRPGLIYTQMHADGGEEHRVDRLKTAIPMQRGGQPEEVAQAIFWLASDKASFSTGSFLDLAGGL; encoded by the coding sequence ATGTCTAACGAAAAACAAAATATAGCCCTCATTACCGGAGCAGGTCGTGGTATTGGGGCGGCAACCGCTCAGTTGTTTGCGTCACAAGGTTTTTTGGTTGTAATTAACTATAAAAGTTATCACCTTGCAGCAGAAGCAACAGCAACGCAGATCCATGCACAAGGAGGGAAATGTGTGCTGATGCAAGCGGATGTCGCGCAAGAGCAGCAAGTTGAGCGCTTATTTGCTCAAATCGATCAGCTCGATGGCCGTTTGTCTGTGTTGGTGAATAATGCTGGTATTTTAAAGCCGCAATCACGTTTAATTGATATGAATGCTGATCGCATCAATGAGCTGTTGAGCACCAATGTGACCAGTTATTTTTTATGTTGTCGCGAAGCGGTGAAACGCATGTCGACGCAGTTGGGCGGTCAAGGTGGCGCGATAGTGAATGTGTCATCCGGAGCGGCGCGCACAGGCTCTGCGAATGAGTATATTGATTATGCTGCTTCTAAAGGAGCGATTGATACTTTAACTAAGGGATTGTCATTGGAAGTCGCCAATGAAGGGATCCGCGTCAATTGTGTCAGACCCGGACTGATTTATACGCAAATGCATGCCGATGGTGGTGAAGAGCATCGAGTAGATAGGTTAAAAACGGCCATTCCTATGCAGCGTGGTGGACAACCTGAAGAAGTAGCACAAGCGATTTTTTGGTTGGCCAGTGACAAAGCGTCTTTTTCTACCGGTAGCTTTTTAGATTTAGCGGGTGGGTTATAG
- a CDS encoding DUF3718 domain-containing protein: MKKVTIAVLAIAAASFSMGAHAANITGTNDSIETQLCVAAASGNNAKFHRAVRQSQQSIRFIGKSVACNGINIKDFAAMHGADVISAKLARYQDKTDFLTATAKR; this comes from the coding sequence ATGAAAAAAGTAACTATCGCCGTATTAGCTATCGCAGCTGCCAGCTTTTCAATGGGGGCACATGCCGCAAATATCACGGGAACAAATGACAGCATTGAAACGCAACTATGTGTTGCTGCAGCATCAGGAAACAATGCTAAGTTTCATCGTGCTGTTCGTCAAAGCCAGCAAAGCATTCGTTTTATCGGCAAGAGTGTAGCTTGTAATGGTATCAATATTAAAGATTTTGCTGCGATGCATGGCGCTGATGTTATCTCTGCTAAGTTGGCGCGCTATCAAGATAAAACCGATTTTTTGACAGCGACAGCAAAGCGTTAA
- a CDS encoding PH domain-containing protein produces the protein MFSNSSVALETLPHLEDVQFSPLDDNATREHLLSTFVFLLPFSIGVCLLLWLLSDVPKDIALLVTVITVIVNVSVFFFIVAAVKKTGIALREHDFLLRKGVFWQKTIIVPFNRVQHIETHRNPFERKLTLASLKLFTAGGMGADLEINGLNVERASKIRQFILKKEQGASDE, from the coding sequence ATGTTTTCAAACTCTTCAGTCGCATTAGAGACTTTACCACACCTTGAAGATGTGCAATTTAGTCCATTAGATGATAACGCCACTCGTGAACACTTGCTCAGTACATTTGTTTTTCTATTGCCTTTTTCAATTGGAGTATGCCTATTGTTATGGCTTCTATCTGATGTTCCTAAGGATATCGCACTGCTTGTAACAGTTATTACCGTGATTGTGAATGTGAGTGTATTTTTCTTCATTGTTGCAGCGGTGAAAAAAACAGGAATCGCATTGCGTGAGCATGACTTTTTGCTCAGAAAAGGTGTGTTTTGGCAAAAAACTATTATCGTGCCCTTTAATCGTGTTCAACATATCGAAACCCACCGTAATCCTTTTGAGCGTAAACTCACACTGGCGAGTTTAAAGCTGTTTACCGCTGGAGGTATGGGAGCTGATTTAGAAATAAATGGCCTGAATGTGGAGCGAGCAAGCAAAATTAGGCAGTTTATTTTGAAAAAAGAGCAAGGTGCCAGCGATGAATGA
- a CDS encoding sensor histidine kinase: MKLQFIIALFFSIQVMAALPEFSEVHQTMVNFGQEQGLSQASVTAVIQDQKGFIWLGTQAGLNRFDGYEFKQFFATPQKENALAGNFINDFCLIKNVGLWIGTSTGLSFYDFNRGIFSSYLQQFNADIPSDQVTSLACDTEQVFVGTQSDGVYHLHPDKNQVMPLPLTRKGKVNGLAFKGQQLYVASFDGVEVVDLTKHTVTKVTEAATTEILLLKDDLVLGRQDGVLEMYENTAPFNRVWLRDHTERESNTIHTMVFHNNWIWVGSNEGVLAIDTQGQRKMQYQHNALVLDSLADNMVLSLAFDERDNFWIGTESGGINLLTSRVNKLGYISQFQYQHSPLTIPDVRGFADDSFNRLWVATTRGIYVYDGNGFTKAEALFPQLAAFSHSFVSSLILDKQTMWFTTRGDGVVSFNLNTQEVSLYSSRLGNAPSLDFNRVALFDGRVLLSSHSHSVLQFDPQSQTLIPFFSSEQASPDQVTDMLVRDKVLWLGTLGEGIYQFKDQQLKRLTSEDGLVSNLILMLTMDDQQRIWASSEVGVNLISQDFKVSRVFNRKDGLKNDAVWSLVYDNNKSVWLGTSGGLIRINTGDFSYENYVPSDGAQGLEFNFGAAWLSENGRVFIGGSKGFNQFYPQDISPDLSPANLVLTDISILGQSVSPSDEHVIINHPADQVTSIKLDYFEDIMSFKYASLTFSATRQLAYFYRVNGLSDTWLQMEQGSRQVNLLKLSPGNYQVEAYAIDQFGNQSDIHTLSIHLQAPWWWNNISKFFYFVSVLMAVSVFFVSRQKAYRKVVADNRVMAELKQRLELSLWASGDELWDWDVTTNQIHRYCVTSRIDYGDQTDTFEISTFSEFAHPNDRAQLIEDVQRCIDNQSDDYEVAIRVKDFFGNWIWVMDKGRVIERDSQNKPLRVVGALKDINQLKIHESNLQELNDKLEAKVAARTEEISRKNLKLEQAMLQLKDTQEELIQSEKMASLGGLVAGVAHEINTPLGIAITAISYNQDCLASLKTKLESKALKQSDLEQSIDMQGNGYELIMKNLERANQLISSFKQVAVDQSSESVREINLTEYLHDVVYSLKPLWNKKDIHIQINGPDNLLFTTYPGALHQICTNLINNSIIHGFEGLDQGSIRIEVSVLDEMICFDYFDNGHGMSASMVDQVFTPFVTSKRSQGGSGLGMHIVFNLITQLFKGDIRCYSSQGTGIEVKMRMPLHLPDNHADSES, from the coding sequence TTGAAATTACAATTCATTATCGCTTTATTTTTTAGCATTCAAGTGATGGCTGCGTTGCCTGAATTTTCTGAGGTTCATCAAACTATGGTGAATTTTGGTCAGGAGCAAGGTTTGTCTCAAGCCTCGGTGACGGCAGTGATCCAAGATCAAAAGGGATTTATTTGGCTAGGCACTCAAGCTGGGCTGAATCGATTTGATGGTTATGAATTCAAACAGTTTTTTGCTACGCCTCAAAAAGAAAATGCATTAGCGGGAAACTTTATAAATGATTTTTGTTTAATCAAAAATGTCGGACTTTGGATTGGAACGAGCACCGGCTTAAGTTTTTATGATTTCAATCGCGGTATTTTTAGCTCTTACCTTCAACAATTTAATGCCGATATCCCTTCTGACCAAGTAACGAGTTTGGCGTGCGACACAGAGCAAGTTTTTGTCGGCACACAAAGTGACGGCGTTTATCATTTACACCCCGATAAAAATCAAGTTATGCCTTTACCTTTGACGCGAAAAGGTAAAGTGAATGGTTTAGCATTCAAGGGGCAGCAATTGTATGTTGCCAGTTTCGATGGTGTGGAGGTGGTTGATTTAACCAAGCACACAGTCACTAAAGTTACTGAGGCTGCAACGACGGAAATTTTATTGCTTAAAGATGATCTTGTATTAGGTCGCCAAGATGGTGTGCTCGAAATGTACGAAAATACAGCGCCATTTAACAGAGTGTGGTTGAGAGATCATACAGAGCGCGAAAGTAATACAATTCACACTATGGTCTTTCACAACAATTGGATTTGGGTTGGATCGAATGAAGGTGTGCTGGCGATCGATACTCAGGGTCAGCGCAAAATGCAGTATCAGCATAACGCCTTGGTTCTTGATAGTTTGGCAGATAATATGGTGCTGTCGCTGGCATTTGATGAACGCGACAACTTCTGGATAGGCACAGAGTCGGGAGGGATAAACCTGCTGACTTCTCGAGTTAATAAATTAGGTTATATTAGCCAATTTCAATACCAGCATAGCCCGCTGACTATTCCTGATGTGAGAGGCTTTGCTGATGACTCCTTTAATCGCCTATGGGTCGCGACTACTCGTGGGATTTATGTATACGATGGAAATGGCTTTACCAAGGCTGAAGCGTTATTTCCACAATTAGCAGCGTTTAGCCATTCATTTGTCTCCTCACTGATTTTAGATAAACAAACCATGTGGTTTACCACTCGAGGTGATGGTGTTGTATCGTTTAACTTAAATACTCAAGAAGTCTCCTTGTATTCCTCTCGATTAGGAAACGCCCCAAGTCTCGATTTTAACCGTGTTGCGTTATTTGATGGGCGAGTTTTACTTAGTTCTCATAGCCATAGCGTATTGCAATTTGACCCACAATCACAAACCTTGATCCCTTTTTTTTCGTCTGAGCAGGCATCACCTGATCAAGTAACCGATATGCTAGTACGCGATAAGGTGCTGTGGCTTGGGACGTTAGGCGAAGGTATTTATCAATTTAAAGATCAGCAGCTAAAGCGGCTTACGTCAGAAGATGGACTTGTCTCAAACCTAATTTTAATGCTGACGATGGATGATCAACAGCGCATTTGGGCATCAAGTGAAGTCGGAGTAAACTTGATTAGTCAAGATTTTAAAGTGAGCCGAGTGTTTAATCGTAAGGATGGATTGAAGAACGATGCAGTTTGGTCGCTAGTTTATGACAATAATAAGAGTGTTTGGTTAGGAACAAGTGGTGGGTTAATTCGCATTAATACCGGTGATTTTAGTTATGAAAATTATGTACCCAGCGATGGTGCGCAAGGTTTGGAATTTAACTTTGGGGCAGCATGGTTATCTGAAAATGGTCGAGTATTTATTGGCGGTTCAAAAGGTTTTAACCAGTTTTATCCTCAAGATATTTCGCCGGATCTCTCGCCTGCAAATCTGGTGTTGACTGATATTTCAATTCTGGGTCAAAGCGTTTCACCATCTGATGAGCATGTAATTATCAATCATCCAGCTGACCAAGTGACATCAATTAAACTTGATTACTTTGAGGATATTATGTCATTTAAGTATGCATCTTTGACATTTTCTGCGACGCGGCAGTTAGCTTATTTTTATCGGGTGAATGGTCTATCCGATACATGGTTGCAGATGGAGCAAGGGAGTCGTCAAGTTAACCTATTGAAATTATCTCCGGGTAATTACCAAGTTGAAGCTTATGCGATTGATCAGTTTGGCAACCAATCAGATATTCATACACTCTCTATCCACTTACAGGCTCCTTGGTGGTGGAACAACATTAGTAAGTTTTTTTATTTTGTCTCAGTACTAATGGCTGTGAGTGTATTTTTCGTCAGTCGGCAAAAAGCATATCGCAAGGTGGTGGCAGACAACAGGGTGATGGCTGAGTTGAAGCAGCGTTTAGAGTTATCGCTGTGGGCCAGTGGGGATGAGCTATGGGATTGGGATGTGACCACAAATCAAATTCATCGTTATTGTGTGACATCACGAATTGATTACGGAGATCAAACCGATACCTTTGAAATATCGACTTTTAGTGAGTTTGCGCACCCAAATGATAGAGCTCAGCTAATTGAAGATGTACAACGTTGTATAGACAATCAAAGCGATGATTATGAGGTGGCGATAAGAGTTAAAGACTTTTTTGGTAATTGGATTTGGGTGATGGATAAAGGGCGTGTCATTGAACGCGATTCGCAGAATAAACCACTGCGAGTTGTTGGAGCCCTCAAAGATATCAATCAATTGAAAATTCATGAGAGCAATCTGCAAGAATTAAACGATAAACTTGAAGCCAAAGTAGCCGCTCGTACAGAGGAGATTTCGCGTAAAAACTTAAAACTTGAACAAGCAATGCTGCAGCTTAAGGATACTCAAGAAGAACTGATTCAAAGTGAGAAAATGGCCTCATTAGGTGGGTTAGTAGCTGGCGTGGCTCATGAAATCAATACCCCTTTGGGTATCGCCATTACGGCAATTTCTTACAATCAAGATTGCTTGGCGAGTTTAAAAACAAAATTAGAAAGCAAAGCCTTAAAGCAGTCCGATTTAGAGCAGTCGATTGACATGCAAGGGAATGGCTATGAACTGATAATGAAAAATCTTGAGCGGGCCAATCAATTGATCTCTAGTTTTAAGCAAGTTGCCGTTGATCAAAGCTCGGAAAGTGTGCGTGAAATTAATCTGACAGAATATCTGCATGATGTTGTGTATTCTCTTAAGCCGTTATGGAATAAGAAAGATATACACATTCAAATTAATGGCCCTGACAATTTATTGTTTACCACTTACCCTGGTGCTTTACATCAAATATGTACAAATTTGATTAATAACTCGATTATTCATGGGTTTGAAGGCCTAGATCAAGGCAGTATTCGCATAGAGGTGAGTGTACTAGATGAGATGATCTGTTTTGATTACTTTGATAATGGTCACGGTATGTCGGCTTCGATGGTTGACCAAGTGTTTACGCCTTTTGTCACTTCGAAGCGTAGCCAAGGTGGCAGCGGGTTAGGAATGCATATTGTATTTAACTTAATAACGCAGTTATTTAAAGGTGACATTCGTTGTTATTCTTCCCAAGGAACTGGCATTGAGGTAAAAATGCGTATGCCTTTGCATTTGCCGGACAACCATGCAGACTCTGAGAGTTAA